In a genomic window of Octopus sinensis linkage group LG16, ASM634580v1, whole genome shotgun sequence:
- the LOC115220458 gene encoding protein PRQFV-amide-like isoform X45, protein MRIYLSVYIVVILSASVWGQVKNGHLIDKQDPDTMLLGNRNDEHHLYVDKRDPDPMFIDKRDPDPFFVGKRDPDPFFVGKRDLDPFFVGKRDQDPFFVGKRGRDHLFVGRRVPDPFFVGKKDPDTSFVGKRDPDPIFVGKRDPNTLYIRKRNPDPFSVGKRDPDPFFVGKRDPDPFFVGKRHSEPFFLGKRDSDPLFVGKRDPDPFFVGKRDSDPFFVGKRNPDPMFVGKRDEDPMFVGKRSEYPLSVENSLHRLFVNKRRTEENPLLASIQVPLFRRKQNYHDQKLETPLFVGKRDDDPLFVGKRDDDPLFVGKRGYINQLPTHDYLDQDISNKPGDPIYDDNVIYTGKPFHGEPLFGGKQYPDHTFLNKPDDPIIISKRVHYDSVSAGKRQNDHPLFPRKRNSRSVYTNIHEPDLIFRSLRNNDTFLTGKQKPASFPSAFVAPFSRETVFGRKREQDPMFVGKREENPMFVGKREDDPVFVGKREDPMFVGKRGKEPMFVGKRDEDPMFVGKREKEPMIVGKREDPMFIGKRGKEPMFVGKRNPRFVGKRDDPMFVGKREKNPMFVRKREDPMFIGRREEDPVFVGKREEDPVFVGKRGVDPMFVGKRGEDPMFVGKRENPMFVGKREEPMFVGKREDPMFIGKREDPMFVGKREEPMFIGKREDPMFVGKREDPMFIGKKEDPMFVGKRDPMFVGKREDPMFIGKREDPMFVGKKEDPMFVGKREDPMFVGKREDPMFVGKREDPMFVGKREDPMFIGKREDPMFVGKREDPMFIGKREEPMFVGKREDPMFIGKRQEPMFVGKREDPMFVGKREEPMFVGKREDPMFVGKREDPMFVGKREDPMFVGKREDPMFIGKREDPMFVGKREDPMFIGKREEPMFVGKREDPMFVGKREDPMFIGKREDPMFVGKREDPMFIGKREEPMFVGKRENPMFVGKRDDPLFDGKREDPMFVGKRENPMFVGKREKNPLFVGKREHITELLSKGGFSGTHSGNRPYQYVIGKSKYNPGLVRKRKLRLMNLVTHNKNSLKVDHQVSKDKRELESVTRNKPIFRRNEESSADKISRSRSNFLLGIKRYPGPSFVSKTIKYPQSRYTLLSDKRDEDPLFVGKRIVGRNYLTANRKFAAKRRQKFKRTAAKPSNTISLHKRNFSHTMLVKRYLGIQDPSSPVIELPNAHNPSNSVKPSKKLSKKNLHMPLNVLYTLPMKSDSINNFKDTNRTDYGEQNSLGLSKTDLTSKVISRRSSSQPSSHKFKEGKINAVRVNKGKIENPYEKHADTLSHSGDAIENSQRLMSSTAKEDNHGDKTDLRDVEIPVR, encoded by the exons ATAAACAGGATCCGGACACAATGTTGTTAGGTAATCGGAACGACGAACATCATTTATATGTTGATAAACGAGATCCAGACCCCATGTTTATAGATAAAAGGGATCCAGATCCTTTTTTTGTAGGAAAACGGGACCCAGATCCATTTTTTGTGGGAAAACGGGACCTAGATCCATTTTTTGTGGGGAAAAGGGATCAAGATCCTTTTTTTGTAGGAAAACGGGGTCGGGACCACCTTTTTGTTGGTAGACGGGTTCCAGATCCATTCTTTGTAGGTAAAAAGGATCCAGACACTTCATTTGTCGGTAAACGGGATCCAGACCCCATCTTCGTTGGTAAAAGGGATCCAAACACTTTATATATAAGGAAGAGAAATCCTGACCCTTTTTCTGTAGGTAAAAGAGACCCAGACCCTTTCTTTGTTGGTAAACGAGACCCAGATCCGTTTTTTGTAGGTAAACGACATTCAGAACCCTTTTTTCTAGGCAAACGAGATTCAGACCCCCTTTTTGTAGGTAAACGAGATCCAGACCCCTTTTTTGTTGGTAAACGAGATTCAGATCCCTTTTTTGTTGGTAAACGAAATCCAGATCCCATGTTTGTAGGTAAAAGGGACGAAGATCCCATGTTTGTAGGCAAAAGGAGTGAATACCCTCTCTCCGTTGAGAATTCACTCCATCGGTTATTTGTAAACAAACGACGTACGGAGGAAAATCCCTTGTTAGCAAGTATACAAGTTCCATTATTTAGAAGAAAACAGAATTATCATGACCAAAAGCTAGAAACTCCTTTATTTGTAGGCAAACGAGATGATGATCCTCTTTTTGTAGGCAAACGAGATGATGACCCCTTATTTGTAGGAAAAAGAGGTTATATTAATCAGTTACCTACACATGATTATCTTGACCAGGACATATCAAACAAGCCAGGCGATCCCATATACGAtgataatgtaatatatacaggCAAACCATTCCATGGTGAGCCCTTATTTGGAGGAAAACAATATCCGGATCACACGTTTTTAAACAAACCAGATGATCCCATTATTATAAGCAAACGAGTTCATTATGATTCTGTATCGGCAGGCAAACGACAAAACGATCATCCCTTATTTCCCAGAAAGCGAAATTCAAGATCTGTATACACTAATATACATGAACCGGATCTAATATTTCGTTCTTTACGAAATAACGATACGTTTTTAACGGGAAAACAAAAGCCGGCGTCATTTCCCTCAGCTTTCGTTGCACCATTTTCCAGGGAGACTGTATTTGGTCGTAAAAGAGAGCAGGATCCAATGTTTGTCGGTAAACGTGAGGAAAATCCCATGTTTGTTGGAAAACGAGAGGATGATCCTGTGTTTGTCGGTAAACGAGAAGATCCTATGTTTGTCGGGAAACGGGGGAAAGAACCTATGTTTGTTGGTAAACGTGATGAAGATCCAATGTTTGttggtaaaagagagaaagagcctATGATTGTTGGTAAACGTGAAGATCCAATGTTTATCGGTAAACGGGGGAAAGAGCCTATGTTTGTCGGTAAAAGAAATCCTAGGTTTGTAGGTAAACGAGACGATCCAATGTTTGTGGGTAAACGAGAGAAGAACCCTATGTTTGTCAGGAAACGAGAAGATCCTATGTTTATCGGTAGACGAGAGGAGGATCCAGTGTTTGTCGGTAAACGAGAGGAAGATCCTGTATTCGTTGGCAAACGAGGGGTGGATCCTATGTTCGTGGGTAAACGAGGGGAAGATCCCATGTTTGTCGGTAAAAGAGAAA ACCCCATGTTTGTCGGTAAAAGAGAAGAGCCTATGTTTGTTG GTAAAAGAGAAGATCCCATGTTTATAGGTAAAAGAGAAGATCCTATGTTTGTAGGTAAAAGAGAGGAACCTATGTTCATCGGTAAAAGAGAAGACCCCATGTTTGTCG GTAAAAGAGAAGATCCTATGTTTATCGGTAAAAAAGAAGATCCTATGTTCGTTGGTAAAAGAGATCCTATGTTTGTCGGTAAAAGAGAAGATCCTATGTTTATAGGTAAAAGAGAAGATCCCATGTTTGTCGGTAAAAAAGAAGATCCTATGTTCGTTG GTAAAAGAGAAGATCCCATGTTTGTCGGTAAAAGAGAAGATCCCATGTTTGTCGGTAAAAGAGAAGATCCCATGTTTGTCGGTAAAAGAGAAGATCCAATGTTTATAGGTAAAAGAGAAGATCCTATGTTTGTTGGTAAAAGAGAAGATCCCATGTTCATCGGTAAAAGAGAAGAGCCTATGTTTGTCG GTAAAAGAGAAGATCCTATGTTCATCGGTAAAAGACAAGAACCTATGTTTGTCGGTAAAAGAGAAGATCCCATGTTTGTTGGTAAAAGAGAAGAGCCTATGTTTGTTGGTAAAAGAGAAGATCCCATGTTTGTTGGTAAAAGAGAAGATCCCATGTTTGTCGGTAAAAGAGAAGATCCTATGTTTGTAGGTAAAAGAGAGGATCCTATGTTCATCGGTAAAAGAGAAGACCCCATGTTTGTCG GTAAAAGAGAAGATCCCATGTTCATCGGTAAAAGAGAAGAGCCTATGTTTGTCGGTAAAAGAGAAGATCCCATGTTTGTTGGTAAAAGAGAAGATCCCATGTTCATCGGTAAAAGAGAAGATCCCATGTTTGTCGGTAAAAGAGAAGATCCCATGTTTATAGGTAAAAGAGAAGAGCCTATGTTTGTCGGTAAAAGAGAAAATCCTATGTTTGTTGGTAAAAGAGATGATCCCTTGTTTGACGGTAAAAGAGAAGATCCTATGTTTGTGGGTAAAAGAGAAAACCCTATGTTTGTTG GTAAACGAGAGAAAAATCCTTTGTTCGTTGGCAAACGTGAGCACATCACAGAATTACTCAGTAAAGGAGGGTTTAGTGGGACCCATTCTGGAAATAGACCTTACCAATATGTTATAGGTAAGTCAAAGTACAATCCTGGTCTTGTAAGAAAACGAAAATTGCGCCTTATGAATTTAGTTACACACAACAAAAATTCTCTAAAAGTCGATCATCAAGTATCTAAGGACAAACGGGAGTTAGAATCTGTAACTAGAAATAAACCTATttttagaagaaatgaagaatcTTCTGCAGATAAAATTTCGCGTTCGCGGTCAAATTTTTTACTTGGGATTAAGCGATATCCAGGGCCTTCTTTTGTAAGTAAAACAATTAAATATCCCCAGAGTCGATATACCTTGTTATCAGATAAACGAGATGAGGATCCCTTATTTGTTGGTAAACGAATTGTAGGTAGAAATTACTTAACTGCTAATCGTAAGTTTGCTGCTAAAAGGCGCCAAAAGTTTAAACGTACGGCAGCAAAACCTTCTAATACGATTTCTCTACATAAACGGAACTTCAGCCATACAATGTTAGTAAAACGGTATTTAGGAATTCAAGATCCATCGTCCCCAGTCATAGAGTTACCAAATGCCCATAATCCCTCAAATTCAGTTAAGCCCTCTAAGAAATTAtctaaaaaaaatcttcatatgccgttaaatgttttatatactttACCGATGAAAAGTGATAGCATTAATAATTTTAAAGACACAAATAGAACTGATTATGGAGAACAGAATTCACTAGGGTTGAGTAAAACCGATCTCACATCCAAAGTGATATCGCGAAGATCTTCGTCACAACCCTCTTCACATAAgttcaaagaaggaaaaattaACGCTGTACGTGTTAATAAAGGAAAAATCGAGAACCCGTACGAAAAACATGCTGACACATTGTCACATTCTGGTGATGCCATTGAGAATTCTCAAAGATTAATGAGTTCAACAGCGAAAGAAGACAATCATGGTGATAAAACTGATCTGAGAGACGTTGAAATTCCAGTGCGATGA
- the LOC115220458 gene encoding protein PRQFV-amide-like isoform X49, which yields MRIYLSVYIVVILSASVWGQVKNGHLIDKQDPDTMLLGNRNDEHHLYVDKRDPDPMFIDKRDPDPFFVGKRDPDPFFVGKRDLDPFFVGKRDQDPFFVGKRGRDHLFVGRRVPDPFFVGKKDPDTSFVGKRDPDPIFVGKRDPNTLYIRKRNPDPFSVGKRDPDPFFVGKRDPDPFFVGKRHSEPFFLGKRDSDPLFVGKRDPDPFFVGKRDSDPFFVGKRNPDPMFVGKRDEDPMFVGKRSEYPLSVENSLHRLFVNKRRTEENPLLASIQVPLFRRKQNYHDQKLETPLFVGKRDDDPLFVGKRDDDPLFVGKRGYINQLPTHDYLDQDISNKPGDPIYDDNVIYTGKPFHGEPLFGGKQYPDHTFLNKPDDPIIISKRVHYDSVSAGKRQNDHPLFPRKRNSRSVYTNIHEPDLIFRSLRNNDTFLTGKQKPASFPSAFVAPFSRETVFGRKREQDPMFVGKREENPMFVGKREDDPVFVGKREDPMFVGKRGKEPMFVGKRDEDPMFVGKREKEPMIVGKREDPMFIGKRGKEPMFVGKRNPRFVGKRDDPMFVGKREKNPMFVRKREDPMFIGRREEDPVFVGKREEDPVFVGKRGVDPMFVGKRGEDPMFVGKRENPMFVGKREDPMFVGKREDPMFVGKREDPMFVGKREDPMFVGKREDPMFVGKREDPMFVGKREDPMFIGKREDPMFVGKREDPMFIGKREEPMFVGKREDPMFIGKRQEPMFVGKREDPMFVGKREEPMFVGKREDPMFVGKREDPMFVGKREDPMFVGKREDPMFIGKREDPMFVGKREDPMFIGKREEPMFVGKREDPMFVGKREDPMFIGKREDPMFVGKREDPMFIGKREEPMFVGKRENPMFVGKRDDPLFDGKREDPMFVGKRENPMFVGKREKNPLFVGKREHITELLSKGGFSGTHSGNRPYQYVIGKSKYNPGLVRKRKLRLMNLVTHNKNSLKVDHQVSKDKRELESVTRNKPIFRRNEESSADKISRSRSNFLLGIKRYPGPSFVSKTIKYPQSRYTLLSDKRDEDPLFVGKRIVGRNYLTANRKFAAKRRQKFKRTAAKPSNTISLHKRNFSHTMLVKRYLGIQDPSSPVIELPNAHNPSNSVKPSKKLSKKNLHMPLNVLYTLPMKSDSINNFKDTNRTDYGEQNSLGLSKTDLTSKVISRRSSSQPSSHKFKEGKINAVRVNKGKIENPYEKHADTLSHSGDAIENSQRLMSSTAKEDNHGDKTDLRDVEIPVR from the exons ATAAACAGGATCCGGACACAATGTTGTTAGGTAATCGGAACGACGAACATCATTTATATGTTGATAAACGAGATCCAGACCCCATGTTTATAGATAAAAGGGATCCAGATCCTTTTTTTGTAGGAAAACGGGACCCAGATCCATTTTTTGTGGGAAAACGGGACCTAGATCCATTTTTTGTGGGGAAAAGGGATCAAGATCCTTTTTTTGTAGGAAAACGGGGTCGGGACCACCTTTTTGTTGGTAGACGGGTTCCAGATCCATTCTTTGTAGGTAAAAAGGATCCAGACACTTCATTTGTCGGTAAACGGGATCCAGACCCCATCTTCGTTGGTAAAAGGGATCCAAACACTTTATATATAAGGAAGAGAAATCCTGACCCTTTTTCTGTAGGTAAAAGAGACCCAGACCCTTTCTTTGTTGGTAAACGAGACCCAGATCCGTTTTTTGTAGGTAAACGACATTCAGAACCCTTTTTTCTAGGCAAACGAGATTCAGACCCCCTTTTTGTAGGTAAACGAGATCCAGACCCCTTTTTTGTTGGTAAACGAGATTCAGATCCCTTTTTTGTTGGTAAACGAAATCCAGATCCCATGTTTGTAGGTAAAAGGGACGAAGATCCCATGTTTGTAGGCAAAAGGAGTGAATACCCTCTCTCCGTTGAGAATTCACTCCATCGGTTATTTGTAAACAAACGACGTACGGAGGAAAATCCCTTGTTAGCAAGTATACAAGTTCCATTATTTAGAAGAAAACAGAATTATCATGACCAAAAGCTAGAAACTCCTTTATTTGTAGGCAAACGAGATGATGATCCTCTTTTTGTAGGCAAACGAGATGATGACCCCTTATTTGTAGGAAAAAGAGGTTATATTAATCAGTTACCTACACATGATTATCTTGACCAGGACATATCAAACAAGCCAGGCGATCCCATATACGAtgataatgtaatatatacaggCAAACCATTCCATGGTGAGCCCTTATTTGGAGGAAAACAATATCCGGATCACACGTTTTTAAACAAACCAGATGATCCCATTATTATAAGCAAACGAGTTCATTATGATTCTGTATCGGCAGGCAAACGACAAAACGATCATCCCTTATTTCCCAGAAAGCGAAATTCAAGATCTGTATACACTAATATACATGAACCGGATCTAATATTTCGTTCTTTACGAAATAACGATACGTTTTTAACGGGAAAACAAAAGCCGGCGTCATTTCCCTCAGCTTTCGTTGCACCATTTTCCAGGGAGACTGTATTTGGTCGTAAAAGAGAGCAGGATCCAATGTTTGTCGGTAAACGTGAGGAAAATCCCATGTTTGTTGGAAAACGAGAGGATGATCCTGTGTTTGTCGGTAAACGAGAAGATCCTATGTTTGTCGGGAAACGGGGGAAAGAACCTATGTTTGTTGGTAAACGTGATGAAGATCCAATGTTTGttggtaaaagagagaaagagcctATGATTGTTGGTAAACGTGAAGATCCAATGTTTATCGGTAAACGGGGGAAAGAGCCTATGTTTGTCGGTAAAAGAAATCCTAGGTTTGTAGGTAAACGAGACGATCCAATGTTTGTGGGTAAACGAGAGAAGAACCCTATGTTTGTCAGGAAACGAGAAGATCCTATGTTTATCGGTAGACGAGAGGAGGATCCAGTGTTTGTCGGTAAACGAGAGGAAGATCCTGTATTCGTTGGCAAACGAGGGGTGGATCCTATGTTCGTGGGTAAACGAGGGGAAGATCCCATGTTTGTCGGTAAAAGAGAAA ATCCGATGTTTGTCGGTAAAAGAGAAGATCCTATGTTTGTTGGTAAAAGAGAAGATCCTATGTTTGTCGGTAAAAGAGAAGATCCTATGTTTGTAG GTAAAAGAGAAGATCCCATGTTTGTCGGTAAAAGAGAAGATCCCATGTTTGTCGGTAAAAGAGAAGATCCCATGTTTGTCGGTAAAAGAGAAGATCCAATGTTTATAGGTAAAAGAGAAGATCCTATGTTTGTTGGTAAAAGAGAAGATCCCATGTTCATCGGTAAAAGAGAAGAGCCTATGTTTGTCG GTAAAAGAGAAGATCCTATGTTCATCGGTAAAAGACAAGAACCTATGTTTGTCGGTAAAAGAGAAGATCCCATGTTTGTTGGTAAAAGAGAAGAGCCTATGTTTGTTGGTAAAAGAGAAGATCCCATGTTTGTTGGTAAAAGAGAAGATCCCATGTTTGTCGGTAAAAGAGAAGATCCTATGTTTGTAGGTAAAAGAGAGGATCCTATGTTCATCGGTAAAAGAGAAGACCCCATGTTTGTCG GTAAAAGAGAAGATCCCATGTTCATCGGTAAAAGAGAAGAGCCTATGTTTGTCGGTAAAAGAGAAGATCCCATGTTTGTTGGTAAAAGAGAAGATCCCATGTTCATCGGTAAAAGAGAAGATCCCATGTTTGTCGGTAAAAGAGAAGATCCCATGTTTATAGGTAAAAGAGAAGAGCCTATGTTTGTCGGTAAAAGAGAAAATCCTATGTTTGTTGGTAAAAGAGATGATCCCTTGTTTGACGGTAAAAGAGAAGATCCTATGTTTGTGGGTAAAAGAGAAAACCCTATGTTTGTTG GTAAACGAGAGAAAAATCCTTTGTTCGTTGGCAAACGTGAGCACATCACAGAATTACTCAGTAAAGGAGGGTTTAGTGGGACCCATTCTGGAAATAGACCTTACCAATATGTTATAGGTAAGTCAAAGTACAATCCTGGTCTTGTAAGAAAACGAAAATTGCGCCTTATGAATTTAGTTACACACAACAAAAATTCTCTAAAAGTCGATCATCAAGTATCTAAGGACAAACGGGAGTTAGAATCTGTAACTAGAAATAAACCTATttttagaagaaatgaagaatcTTCTGCAGATAAAATTTCGCGTTCGCGGTCAAATTTTTTACTTGGGATTAAGCGATATCCAGGGCCTTCTTTTGTAAGTAAAACAATTAAATATCCCCAGAGTCGATATACCTTGTTATCAGATAAACGAGATGAGGATCCCTTATTTGTTGGTAAACGAATTGTAGGTAGAAATTACTTAACTGCTAATCGTAAGTTTGCTGCTAAAAGGCGCCAAAAGTTTAAACGTACGGCAGCAAAACCTTCTAATACGATTTCTCTACATAAACGGAACTTCAGCCATACAATGTTAGTAAAACGGTATTTAGGAATTCAAGATCCATCGTCCCCAGTCATAGAGTTACCAAATGCCCATAATCCCTCAAATTCAGTTAAGCCCTCTAAGAAATTAtctaaaaaaaatcttcatatgccgttaaatgttttatatactttACCGATGAAAAGTGATAGCATTAATAATTTTAAAGACACAAATAGAACTGATTATGGAGAACAGAATTCACTAGGGTTGAGTAAAACCGATCTCACATCCAAAGTGATATCGCGAAGATCTTCGTCACAACCCTCTTCACATAAgttcaaagaaggaaaaattaACGCTGTACGTGTTAATAAAGGAAAAATCGAGAACCCGTACGAAAAACATGCTGACACATTGTCACATTCTGGTGATGCCATTGAGAATTCTCAAAGATTAATGAGTTCAACAGCGAAAGAAGACAATCATGGTGATAAAACTGATCTGAGAGACGTTGAAATTCCAGTGCGATGA